From Strigops habroptila isolate Jane chromosome 10, bStrHab1.2.pri, whole genome shotgun sequence, one genomic window encodes:
- the MRPL33 gene encoding 39S ribosomal protein L33, mitochondrial isoform X2 produces the protein MFVTAAALAKSKSKYILVRMKSAAETGYCFNVRRLRLQEKLVLFKYDPIAKQRVLFTEKRKIRSI, from the exons ATGTTTGTAACGGCGGCGGCCT TGGCCAAGAGCAAATCTAA ATACATCCTGGTGAGGATGAAAAGTGCAGCTGAGACGGGCTACTGTTTCAACGTCAGGAGGCTCCGGCTGCAGGAAAAACTGGTGCTGTTCAAGTACGATCCCATTG CAAAACAACGTGTCCTCttcacagagaagagaaaaatccgCTCAATCTGA
- the MRPL33 gene encoding 39S ribosomal protein L33, mitochondrial isoform X3, which yields MAKSKSKYILVRMKSAAETGYCFNVRRLRLQEKLVLFKYDPIAKQRVLFTEKRKIRSI from the exons A TGGCCAAGAGCAAATCTAA ATACATCCTGGTGAGGATGAAAAGTGCAGCTGAGACGGGCTACTGTTTCAACGTCAGGAGGCTCCGGCTGCAGGAAAAACTGGTGCTGTTCAAGTACGATCCCATTG CAAAACAACGTGTCCTCttcacagagaagagaaaaatccgCTCAATCTGA
- the MRPL33 gene encoding 39S ribosomal protein L33, mitochondrial isoform X1 — protein sequence MSSYSAPKASGGCSSCSLLCWVLAQTQRWCGGRQSRQLRAHRWEEECKVLVTVKLFVQSIWVAKSKSKYILVRMKSAAETGYCFNVRRLRLQEKLVLFKYDPIAKQRVLFTEKRKIRSI from the exons ATGAGTTCGTATTCGGCGCCGAAAGCatctggaggctgcagcagctgcagtctGTTGTGCTGGGTGCTTGCACAGACGCAAAGGTGGTGTGGTGGAAGACAGAGCAGGCAACTGCGAGCACATAGATGGGAGGAAGAGTGCAAGGTTTTGGTGACAGTAAAGCTCTTTGTGCAATCTATCTGGG TGGCCAAGAGCAAATCTAA ATACATCCTGGTGAGGATGAAAAGTGCAGCTGAGACGGGCTACTGTTTCAACGTCAGGAGGCTCCGGCTGCAGGAAAAACTGGTGCTGTTCAAGTACGATCCCATTG CAAAACAACGTGTCCTCttcacagagaagagaaaaatccgCTCAATCTGA